A part of Cannabis sativa cultivar Pink pepper isolate KNU-18-1 chromosome 6, ASM2916894v1, whole genome shotgun sequence genomic DNA contains:
- the LOC133038954 gene encoding rust resistance kinase Lr10-like has translation MYYRIRDFLYLIFHEVYYDGSYKLLQILIIAPEMILATRTIIGISFVIGLVIYKWRKRHLSIYHSIEEFLQSQNNLVPIKYAYSDIKKMSKGFKTKLGEGGFGTVYKGKLRSGHFVAIKMLGKSNTNWQDFINEVITIGRIHHVHVVRLVGFCLEGSKRALIYEYMSKGSLNNYIFSGDQKINDSLSDLEIFNISLGIARGIAYLHEGCDMQILHFDIKPHNILLDENLIPKVSDFGLARLCPLEKNTVSLTAVRGTTGYIAPELFYKNIGRVSYKADVYSFGMLLMEMANRRRNLNAEAEHSSQIYFPLWVYDQVNKEKEIVQEDITNEEQEDKLIKKMIIIALWCIQLNPSDRPSMQNVIKMLEGDVECLEMPPKPCLYPQESYNNEEATTEEASSSFSENSL, from the exons ATGTATTACCGTATCCGGGATTTTCTGTACCTAATATTTCATGAAGTCTATT ATGACGGATCATATAAACTACTTCAAATTCTCATAATTGCTCCTG AGATGATACTTGCAACCAGAACAATAATTGGAATTTCATTTGTTATTGGTCTTGTCATCTATAAATGGCGTAAGAGACATTTATCAATATACCATTCAATTGAGGAATTTTTACAAAGCCAAAACAATCTCGTTCCAATAAAATATGCATATTCAGATATTAAAAAGATGTCAAAAggatttaaaacaaaattagggGAAGGAGGGTTCGGAACTGTATATAAAGGAAAACTTCGTAGTGGTCACTTTGTAGCAATTAAGATGTTAGGTAAATCCAACACTAATTGGCAAGACTTTATTAACGAAGTCATTACAATTGGAAGGATTCATCATGTTCATGTGGTACGGTTAGTGGGTTTTTGTCTGGAAGGTTCAAAACGTGCccttatatatgaatatatgtcTAAGGGATCTTTGAATAACTATATCTTCTCTGGAgaccaaaaaataaatgattCCTTAAGcgatttggaaatatttaatatctCGCTTGGGATTGCTCGTGGTATTGCGTATCTTCACGAAGGATGTGATATGCAAATTTTACATTTCGATATTAAACCTCACAACATTCTTCTGGATGAAAATTTGATTCCCAAGGTCTCCGACTTCGGTCTGGCCAGATTATGCCCATTGGAGAAAAACACAGTGTCCTTAACAGCAGTGAGAGGAACCACTGGATACATTGCCCctgaattattttacaaaaatattggaagAGTCTCGTACAAAGCAGATGTCTATAGTTTCGGAATGTTGTTGATGGAAATGGCTAACAGGAGGAGAAATTTGAACGCAGAAGCTGAGCATTCAAGCCAAATTTATTTTCCTTTATGGGTGTATGATCAAGTCAACAAAGAGAAGGAAATTGTGCAAGAAGACATTACAAATGAGGAACAAGAGgataaactaataaaaaaaatgattataaTTGCATTATGGTGTATACAATTGAACCCTAGCGATCGCCCTTCAATGCAAAATGTCATAAAAATGCTAGAAGGTGATGTTGAATGTCTAGAAATGCCTCCAAAGCCTTGTTTGTATCCACAAGAGTCATACAATAATGAAGAAGCTACTACGGAGGAGGCATCATCAtctttttctgaaaattctctttaa